In the Puntigrus tetrazona isolate hp1 chromosome 9, ASM1883169v1, whole genome shotgun sequence genome, one interval contains:
- the LOC122351145 gene encoding norrin, with amino-acid sequence MRNSVALSQPGILLLLVTCPLLTILHGVTCKAESGHLGDNDPDRCMRHHFVETITHPIYKCNSKMVLLARCEGHCSHTSRSDPLISFSSVLKQPFKSTCFCCRPHTSKLKAVRLRCSGGTRITATYRYILACSCEECS; translated from the exons ATGAGGAACTCAGTCGCATTGAGCCAGCCTGGGATTCTACTTCTTCTGGTCACATGTCCTCTGCTGACAATCCTGCATGGTGTAACCTGTAAGGCAGAAAGTGGACACTTAGGGGACAATGATCCTGACAGGTGTATGAGACATCATTTTGTTGAGACCATCACACATCCTATCTACAAGTGCAATTCAAAG ATGGTTCTCCTGGCTCGATGCGAGGGTCACTGCAGCCACACGTCCCGCTCAGACCCTCTGATCTCTTTCAGCTCCGTCCTGAAGCAGCCTTTCAAAAGCACGTGTTTCTGCTGCCGTCCACATACCTCCAAACTGAAGGCGGTACGTCTGAGATGCTCGGGCGGGACACGGATAACCGCTACTTACCGTTACATCCTTGCGTGCAGCTGCGAGGAGTGCAGCTGA